In a genomic window of Ralstonia nicotianae:
- a CDS encoding DUF2138 domain-containing protein encodes MKLTRKKIAIGAAALVVGAAAIVQLVWHPFGRTHALRAREVRLDLTLPDALIDSQSLSQLPRDVLRVPLLRDVLTEDFVAYYESNEDRLSVAGALRRLAYEQKLDLAETVLKHVFDEPARVMLWRGPDDKLRYWVLSMQRNGLAKALEAVGTVAAGDAQLSKVADALGDSGAPVYALKLGGTRSILIASKGDRLIALSEPGILLDKEGKPLATQAKALAALLSDDDGQRNVQGKAFALPAPEPAGHHVLVSANYLSFGYQQFFPGIEALRFDFGTGVSGNGWKSAALIDPDRLAGKWDSAALWHALPADPAACATLPIDWKAAGTLLRSVAGEAKEMTDAAARVGDAFTGPAAACWYGKSSLVAPLFVARLASAQQAEAVKPALGALFGQIVGAYEAKAQADNVDDKAGAYKRLPVTTRPGPASATLWQRPVSARYGTAQSAGAPFAAQLSADRYFPVTLAVAGDVVVFSPDARLVDDALAVLAKRFPAVADSLPRDKAGRIVLTMTPASLAPLIRREAGAALPADQEAVFLNAAQTHLFPKLKALARYAPVSLALEGAVPSSRGWMPVTWLSGARGLPAGGDGTPPAAEAPADAAPAEVAAAPAPADNADTQ; translated from the coding sequence ATGAAATTGACACGCAAGAAAATCGCCATCGGCGCGGCCGCGCTGGTGGTCGGTGCGGCTGCCATCGTCCAGCTGGTCTGGCATCCGTTCGGCCGCACGCATGCACTGCGCGCGCGCGAGGTCAGGCTGGACCTGACCCTGCCCGATGCCCTGATCGACAGCCAGAGCCTGTCGCAGCTGCCGCGCGATGTGTTGCGCGTGCCGCTGCTGCGCGATGTGCTGACCGAGGATTTCGTCGCCTACTACGAGAGCAACGAAGACCGCCTGTCGGTGGCCGGCGCATTGCGGCGCCTGGCGTACGAGCAGAAGCTCGACCTGGCCGAGACCGTCCTCAAGCACGTGTTCGATGAGCCCGCCCGCGTGATGCTGTGGCGCGGCCCGGACGACAAGCTGCGCTACTGGGTGCTGTCCATGCAGCGCAACGGGCTGGCCAAGGCGCTGGAGGCGGTCGGCACCGTGGCCGCCGGCGATGCGCAGCTCTCCAAGGTGGCGGACGCGCTGGGCGATTCGGGCGCGCCGGTGTATGCGCTCAAGCTGGGCGGCACGCGCTCGATCCTGATCGCCAGCAAGGGCGACCGGCTGATCGCGCTGTCCGAGCCGGGCATCCTGCTCGACAAGGAGGGCAAGCCGCTGGCGACACAGGCCAAGGCGCTCGCCGCGCTGCTGTCGGACGACGACGGGCAGCGCAACGTGCAGGGCAAGGCGTTCGCGCTGCCGGCGCCCGAGCCGGCCGGCCATCACGTGCTGGTGAGTGCCAACTATCTGTCGTTCGGCTACCAGCAGTTCTTCCCCGGCATCGAGGCGCTGCGCTTCGATTTCGGCACCGGTGTCAGCGGCAACGGCTGGAAGAGCGCCGCGCTGATCGACCCGGACCGCCTGGCCGGCAAGTGGGACAGCGCCGCCCTCTGGCACGCGCTGCCGGCCGACCCGGCCGCCTGCGCCACGCTGCCGATCGACTGGAAGGCTGCCGGCACGCTGTTGCGCAGCGTGGCGGGCGAGGCCAAGGAGATGACCGACGCGGCCGCGCGTGTGGGCGATGCCTTCACCGGGCCCGCGGCGGCCTGCTGGTACGGCAAGTCGTCGCTGGTGGCGCCGCTGTTCGTGGCGCGGCTCGCGTCGGCGCAGCAGGCCGAGGCCGTCAAGCCGGCGCTGGGCGCGCTGTTCGGCCAGATCGTCGGCGCGTACGAGGCCAAGGCGCAGGCCGACAATGTGGACGACAAGGCCGGCGCCTACAAGCGCCTGCCGGTGACGACGCGCCCCGGGCCGGCCAGCGCCACGCTGTGGCAGCGTCCCGTCAGTGCGCGCTACGGCACGGCGCAGTCGGCGGGCGCGCCATTCGCGGCGCAGCTGTCGGCGGATCGCTATTTCCCCGTCACGCTGGCGGTGGCCGGTGACGTGGTGGTGTTCTCGCCCGACGCACGCCTCGTCGACGATGCCCTGGCCGTGCTGGCCAAGCGCTTCCCGGCGGTGGCCGACAGCCTGCCGCGCGACAAAGCCGGACGTATCGTGCTGACCATGACGCCGGCCTCGCTGGCGCCGCTGATCCGCCGCGAGGCCGGCGCCGCGCTGCCGGCCGACCAGGAGGCGGTGTTCCTGAACGCCGCGCAGACGCATCTGTTCCCCAAGCTGAAGGCGCTGGCGCGCTATGCGCCGGTGTCGCTGGCGCTCGAGGGCGCCGTGCCGTCGTCGCGCGGCTGGATGCCGGTGACGTGGCTGTCCGGCGCGCGCGGTCTGCCCGCGGGTGGCGACGGTACGCCGCCGGCCGCCGAGGCGCCGGCGGATGCGGCGCCGGCCGAAGTTGCCGCCGCGCCGGCCCCCGCCGACAACGCCGACACGCAATGA
- a CDS encoding DUF1175 domain-containing protein, whose protein sequence is MKPRALAHVPAAAPRRRWLAAAGAGLLAQAFAPGVRALSGWADAAAAGPGALTPEQSGVFRAWFVRIVNEQLRQGPTPRWTHRDCAGLVRFAAAEALRPHDARWLRANGMRDAESARQLPPELDLTPAQRTLAQRWTRIDGSTGAYASALALIQQNSRFIAKDVNQALPGDLLFFDQGDDQHLMIWMDRYIAYHTGTVTRTDAGLRAVPVSELMQWKDSRWQPQGGNPNFIGVFRLAFLTR, encoded by the coding sequence ATGAAGCCGCGCGCGCTGGCGCATGTCCCGGCGGCCGCGCCGCGCCGCCGCTGGCTGGCCGCGGCCGGTGCCGGCCTGCTCGCGCAGGCCTTCGCGCCGGGCGTGCGGGCGCTGTCCGGCTGGGCCGACGCGGCAGCGGCGGGGCCCGGCGCGCTGACGCCCGAGCAGTCGGGGGTGTTCCGCGCGTGGTTCGTGCGCATCGTCAACGAGCAGCTGCGGCAGGGGCCCACGCCGCGCTGGACGCATCGCGACTGCGCCGGCCTGGTGCGCTTTGCCGCCGCCGAGGCGCTGCGTCCGCACGATGCCCGCTGGCTGCGCGCCAACGGCATGCGCGACGCCGAGTCGGCGCGCCAGCTGCCGCCGGAGCTCGACCTGACCCCGGCCCAGCGCACGCTCGCGCAGCGCTGGACACGCATCGACGGCAGCACTGGCGCCTACGCCTCCGCGCTGGCGCTGATCCAGCAGAACAGCCGCTTCATCGCCAAGGATGTCAACCAGGCACTGCCCGGCGACCTGCTGTTCTTCGATCAGGGCGACGACCAGCATCTGATGATCTGGATGGATCGCTACATCGCTTACCACACCGGCACCGTCACCCGCACCGACGCGGGTTTGCGGGCGGTTCCGGTCTCTGAACTGATGCAATGGAAAGACTCGCGCTGGCAGCCGCAGGGCGGCAATCCCAACTTCATCGGCGTGTTTCGCCTGGCCTTTTTGACGCGATAG
- a CDS encoding alpha-2-macroglobulin family protein — translation MRNRWLSNLVAVVCLAALAVAVPVRADEAAAARDKPNPTLAEVPASGYVPFTGQPFFLLSDASYGTDQEAMVRLEAPGREYKDELARYGGTDILVYRVPQPLDFLKAQKNLHRIDVKANYTGEGLANTLAYLWDNWTRQARRAWQRVLSFATRSKAVEAAPQFSMGDQMAAPTRFSNPPQYAPLKGYELLGRFRYPIWEAKPIAPPKDVKLEGSSSEWMPQNVGNVMIPVGKLPAGLYIVEAVIGAYRAHTLLFVSDTVAVTKGTSQGMMVWTAERKSGKPVAGSAVSWTDGVGVLASGTTQADGTAELRHVAPERSYVLGVDRAGGVFISENFYYDSEIYNTKLYAFTDRPLYRPGDDVRVKFIGRNFRSATESTAPAAGDIKLDVIDPTGAPVATTTTRLSGETGADARFTLPSNAQAGGYTLRFDYGGSTYGGAFRVAEYIKPHFDVNLSLDKAGYGTGEAIKGKISLRYPDGKPVKDGKVSVSLRAQQVTMVEGELQYAGLFPVKLEQQELTTDGDGNAALTLPAAKEPSRYVVTVFANDGAAYRVKVTRELLVARGATPYRLSTAANFTTPGQSVSFNLQPLPAVDGVRGASAPPAKWELVRLESRTRTEGALQPDAKGSATFPVKFEQPGSYTLSVRDAAGNLLAASSHWVAGDGVQTVPGNIEIVFDRDRYQIGDTAEALITFPQPVDDALLTLERDKVERHALLSGGGDWLALQRVTPSQYRARIKIGAEFSPNMTFSALTVRDGDMVFQNAGIVVTQPALDLTVRADKAVYAPGETVTLDLTSALAGKPVPANLTVSVVDEMVYVLQPEVAPSIVDFFYHPRRNSVRTTSSQSFISYDLALSSLPGKPGGTYGRHNERGVKVLERPRRDEQDTAAWVANLQTGADGRARMTFTMPDSLARWRVTVRAVSTTGAADGIVGQRTASIRSDKALYLKWTGPSRFRESDQPRLDMVAFNQTDKDITADWIVSGAGLNINQRVTLKRGANYLHAPVTALQPGVVNAELKQDDKVSDRLQTTVKLDATGWLADRESIVPLTQLQGTRLPLGLPADARDVRLRVVGNTASQFARVADDLIEYPYGCAEQTASRLIPLALAQQSLAATGARLPDGNPAGTQGVDALLRTQRQRLALLAGTNGTFGWWGELTSSSALITSYAYYADWLASRAVGISLPADNWKQVLEAYKRTSQNEPLLHRALALWFANEMGLPVATPLSGVAAELARNAKAPADAEPAPGDSLIFVAPDSPRGRQVAAILTAQLMRQVGQPVPEALVSADIAARTALANDTSPLVQSLLLMGGGRSAADPAPLLARASAAMPTMDRAVALVWLQKGLGGLQGANVAAIQPALSAGGWQAARSTVGVPTWRWAGAQPPAALDLASTPSDVTTQSAIVSYRSRAPEASRLPITVERKLYRLEPVDAAAPKDDAKAPKRAAADVTANAGITFKAKPVKPGDTLDSNALYVDEVVLTPRQGTYRYGLVEVPLPPGAEVEATTWGIQIDGLKGEPNEGNGPQPFERRAAYEMGQLSYNQPVPTLERPTALRQLVRFSLPGRFALPPARYFRMYQPEAKALQGDGKAASYPFKVE, via the coding sequence ATGCGCAATCGTTGGCTGTCCAATCTGGTCGCGGTGGTCTGCCTTGCGGCGCTCGCGGTCGCCGTGCCCGTCCGCGCCGACGAGGCGGCCGCCGCGCGCGACAAGCCGAACCCCACGCTCGCCGAGGTGCCCGCCAGCGGCTACGTGCCGTTCACCGGCCAGCCGTTCTTCCTGCTGTCGGACGCGAGCTACGGCACCGACCAGGAGGCGATGGTGCGCCTGGAGGCCCCTGGCCGCGAATACAAGGACGAGCTCGCCCGCTACGGCGGCACCGATATCCTGGTCTACCGCGTGCCGCAGCCGCTCGATTTCCTGAAGGCGCAGAAGAACCTGCACCGCATCGACGTCAAGGCCAATTACACGGGCGAGGGTCTGGCCAACACGCTGGCCTACCTGTGGGACAACTGGACCCGCCAGGCGCGCCGAGCCTGGCAGCGCGTGCTGTCGTTCGCCACGCGCAGCAAGGCGGTGGAAGCCGCGCCGCAGTTCAGCATGGGCGACCAGATGGCCGCGCCCACGCGCTTTTCGAACCCCCCGCAGTACGCGCCGCTCAAGGGCTACGAGCTGCTCGGCCGCTTCCGCTACCCGATCTGGGAGGCCAAGCCGATCGCGCCGCCCAAGGACGTCAAGCTCGAAGGCAGCAGCAGCGAGTGGATGCCGCAGAACGTCGGCAACGTGATGATTCCGGTGGGCAAGCTGCCGGCGGGGCTGTACATCGTCGAGGCGGTGATCGGCGCGTACCGCGCGCATACGCTGCTGTTCGTCTCCGATACCGTGGCCGTGACCAAGGGCACCTCGCAGGGGATGATGGTGTGGACCGCCGAGCGCAAGAGCGGCAAGCCGGTGGCCGGCAGCGCCGTCAGCTGGACCGACGGCGTGGGCGTGCTGGCCTCCGGCACCACACAGGCCGACGGCACCGCCGAGCTGCGCCACGTCGCGCCCGAGCGCAGCTACGTGCTCGGCGTCGATCGCGCGGGTGGCGTGTTCATCTCCGAGAATTTCTATTACGACAGCGAGATCTACAACACCAAGCTGTATGCCTTCACCGACCGGCCGCTGTACCGCCCGGGCGATGACGTGCGCGTCAAATTCATCGGCCGCAACTTCCGGAGCGCGACCGAGTCGACCGCGCCGGCCGCCGGCGACATCAAGCTCGACGTGATCGACCCGACCGGCGCGCCGGTGGCGACCACCACCACGCGGCTGTCGGGCGAGACCGGCGCCGACGCGCGCTTCACGCTGCCGTCCAACGCACAGGCCGGCGGCTACACGCTGCGCTTCGACTACGGCGGCAGCACCTACGGCGGCGCCTTCCGCGTGGCCGAATACATCAAGCCGCATTTCGACGTGAACCTGTCGCTGGACAAGGCCGGCTACGGCACCGGCGAGGCCATCAAGGGCAAGATCAGCCTGCGCTATCCGGACGGCAAGCCGGTCAAGGACGGCAAGGTATCGGTCAGCCTGCGCGCGCAGCAGGTGACGATGGTCGAGGGCGAGTTGCAATACGCCGGCCTGTTCCCGGTCAAGCTGGAGCAGCAGGAACTGACCACCGACGGCGACGGCAACGCCGCGCTGACGCTACCGGCGGCCAAGGAGCCGAGCCGCTATGTCGTCACGGTGTTCGCCAACGACGGCGCCGCCTATCGGGTGAAGGTGACGCGCGAGCTGCTGGTGGCGCGCGGCGCGACGCCGTACAGGCTGTCCACGGCCGCCAACTTCACCACGCCGGGGCAGAGCGTGTCGTTCAACCTGCAGCCGCTGCCGGCGGTGGACGGTGTGCGCGGTGCCAGTGCGCCGCCCGCCAAGTGGGAGCTGGTGCGGCTCGAATCGCGCACGCGCACCGAGGGCGCGCTGCAGCCGGATGCCAAGGGCAGCGCCACCTTCCCGGTCAAGTTCGAGCAACCCGGTTCATACACGCTGTCGGTGCGCGATGCGGCCGGCAACCTGCTTGCGGCGTCCAGCCACTGGGTGGCCGGCGACGGCGTGCAGACCGTGCCGGGCAACATCGAGATCGTGTTCGACCGCGACCGCTACCAGATCGGCGACACCGCCGAGGCGCTGATCACCTTCCCGCAGCCGGTGGACGATGCGCTGCTGACGCTGGAGCGCGACAAGGTCGAGCGCCACGCGCTGCTGTCGGGCGGCGGCGACTGGCTGGCGCTGCAGCGCGTGACGCCCTCGCAGTACCGCGCCCGCATCAAGATCGGCGCCGAGTTCAGCCCCAACATGACCTTCTCCGCGCTGACCGTGCGCGACGGCGACATGGTGTTCCAGAACGCCGGCATCGTCGTCACGCAGCCGGCGCTGGACCTGACCGTGCGCGCGGACAAGGCCGTCTACGCGCCGGGCGAGACCGTCACGCTGGACCTGACCAGCGCGCTGGCCGGCAAGCCGGTGCCGGCCAACCTGACGGTGTCGGTGGTCGACGAGATGGTCTATGTGCTGCAGCCGGAGGTGGCGCCGTCCATCGTCGATTTCTTCTATCACCCGCGCCGCAACAGCGTGCGCACCACCTCCAGCCAGAGCTTCATCAGCTACGACCTGGCGCTGTCGTCGCTGCCCGGCAAGCCGGGCGGCACCTACGGCCGCCACAACGAGCGCGGCGTGAAGGTGCTCGAGCGCCCGCGCCGCGACGAGCAGGACACCGCCGCCTGGGTCGCCAACCTGCAGACCGGTGCCGACGGCCGCGCGCGCATGACCTTCACGATGCCGGATTCGCTGGCGCGCTGGCGCGTCACCGTGCGCGCGGTCTCGACCACGGGCGCGGCGGACGGCATCGTCGGCCAGCGCACCGCCAGCATCCGCTCCGACAAGGCGCTGTACCTGAAGTGGACCGGCCCGTCGCGCTTTCGCGAAAGCGACCAGCCGCGCCTCGACATGGTCGCCTTCAACCAGACCGACAAGGACATCACGGCGGACTGGATCGTCTCGGGCGCCGGCCTGAACATCAACCAGCGCGTGACGCTCAAGCGCGGCGCCAACTACCTGCATGCGCCGGTGACAGCGCTGCAGCCGGGCGTCGTCAACGCGGAGCTCAAGCAGGACGACAAGGTGTCCGACCGCCTGCAGACCACGGTCAAGCTTGATGCGACCGGCTGGCTGGCCGATCGCGAAAGCATCGTCCCGCTCACGCAGCTGCAGGGCACGCGCCTGCCGCTCGGCTTGCCCGCCGATGCGCGCGACGTGCGCCTGCGCGTGGTCGGCAACACCGCCAGCCAGTTCGCCCGCGTGGCCGACGACCTGATCGAATACCCGTACGGTTGCGCCGAGCAGACCGCCAGCCGCCTGATCCCGCTGGCGCTGGCGCAGCAGAGCCTGGCCGCCACCGGCGCGCGCCTGCCCGACGGCAACCCGGCGGGCACGCAGGGTGTCGATGCGCTGCTGCGCACGCAGCGCCAGCGCCTCGCGCTGCTGGCCGGCACCAACGGCACCTTCGGCTGGTGGGGCGAGCTGACCAGCAGCAGTGCGCTGATCACCTCGTACGCTTACTACGCCGATTGGCTGGCCAGCCGCGCGGTCGGCATCAGCCTGCCCGCCGACAACTGGAAGCAGGTGCTGGAAGCCTATAAGCGCACCAGCCAGAACGAGCCGCTGCTGCATCGCGCGCTGGCGCTGTGGTTTGCCAACGAGATGGGCCTGCCGGTGGCGACGCCGCTGTCGGGCGTGGCGGCGGAGCTCGCGCGCAATGCCAAGGCGCCGGCCGATGCCGAGCCCGCGCCGGGCGACAGCCTGATCTTCGTCGCGCCCGATTCGCCGCGCGGCCGCCAGGTGGCGGCGATCCTGACGGCACAACTGATGCGCCAGGTCGGGCAGCCGGTGCCGGAGGCGCTCGTGTCGGCCGACATCGCGGCGCGCACAGCGCTGGCCAATGACACCTCGCCGCTGGTGCAGAGCCTGCTGCTGATGGGCGGTGGCCGCTCCGCGGCCGACCCCGCGCCGCTGCTGGCCCGTGCCAGCGCCGCGATGCCGACCATGGACCGCGCCGTTGCGCTGGTCTGGCTGCAGAAGGGCCTGGGCGGCCTGCAGGGCGCGAACGTCGCGGCCATCCAGCCGGCGCTGTCGGCCGGCGGCTGGCAAGCGGCGCGCTCGACGGTCGGCGTGCCGACCTGGCGCTGGGCCGGCGCGCAGCCGCCCGCCGCGCTCGACCTGGCGAGCACGCCGTCCGACGTGACCACGCAGTCGGCCATCGTGTCCTACCGCAGCCGCGCGCCGGAGGCCTCCAGGCTGCCGATCACGGTGGAGCGCAAGCTGTACCGCCTGGAGCCGGTCGACGCCGCCGCCCCGAAGGACGACGCCAAGGCGCCCAAACGTGCCGCCGCCGATGTCACCGCCAACGCTGGCATCACCTTCAAGGCCAAGCCGGTCAAGCCCGGCGACACGCTCGACAGCAACGCGCTCTACGTCGACGAGGTCGTGCTGACGCCGCGCCAGGGCACGTACCGCTACGGCCTGGTCGAAGTGCCGCTGCCGCCGGGTGCCGAGGTGGAAGCCACCACCTGGGGCATCCAGATCGACGGCCTGAAGGGCGAGCCGAACGAGGGCAACGGCCCGCAGCCCTTCGAGCGGCGCGCGGCCTACGAGATGGGCCAGCTGTCGTACAACCAGCCGGTGCCGACGCTGGAGCGGCCGACCGCGCTGCGCCAGCTGGTGCGCTTCTCGCTGCCGGGCCGCTTTGCGCTGCCCCCGGCGCGCTACTTCCGCATGTACCAGCCGGAAGCCAAGGCGCTGCAGGGCGACGGCAAGGCCGCCAGCTATCCGTTCAAGGTGGAGTGA
- a CDS encoding YfaQ family protein, whose translation MRSGWLARAVLTGLVWAGSALACAPAVAAVPPAEPLRYATLPGGQGAQGDAARLWQFSADPAAGVPQPVPLAHDVETPLGSVWKLFVYSYLVSRRIATPDYTCRGNDPEEVYCCTAGQSIDREHALIQSCGRYFEPARLGLDPADWRRFWQQAGSPAWLRDARALRPARRVAVADLLAALRSVPTDGREAAAHTLVSVLTVGRGEGTVSHFGSLLRAKTWTMPDPQRPGASIGGAAGWLADGTVVWLGGSGASNRVLAAAAPRLMPLLEHTPVPDDDACVAVDFFARYPIREVRDADGKPVGTGRLDGRYAVRFVNGNTLPIDSRGELALSRESGAPVITGRLGMNDYVARVVEREGELAEPQAARALAVAARSYLVQHAARDKGCYRIADTSRAQRVLPRPPSAAARGAAAFTDALVLTGQPVQYHGTLSARGRMGWTDARAAAQRGLGFDAILAQWWPQATLTSFRSPVAGDCLSVAGAQPWLRAQAPRWSARLAAEPGYETPPLPAVCVVREGRPYADARRNRLYIQRFAGEEDRIALAHEYLHLAFARHPRGQDEGFVEATARRLIRGEGLL comes from the coding sequence ATGCGCTCCGGCTGGCTTGCGCGCGCGGTGCTGACCGGCCTGGTTTGGGCCGGCAGCGCGCTGGCGTGCGCGCCGGCCGTCGCCGCGGTGCCGCCGGCCGAGCCGCTGCGCTACGCCACCCTGCCGGGCGGACAGGGCGCACAGGGTGATGCGGCCCGGCTGTGGCAGTTCAGCGCCGACCCCGCCGCCGGCGTGCCGCAACCGGTGCCGCTGGCGCACGATGTCGAGACGCCGCTGGGCAGCGTCTGGAAGCTGTTCGTCTACAGCTACCTGGTCTCGCGCCGGATCGCGACGCCCGACTACACCTGTCGTGGCAACGATCCCGAAGAGGTCTATTGCTGCACGGCCGGGCAGAGCATCGACCGCGAGCACGCGCTGATCCAGTCGTGCGGCCGCTATTTCGAACCCGCGCGCCTGGGGCTGGACCCGGCCGACTGGCGCCGCTTCTGGCAGCAGGCGGGCTCGCCCGCGTGGCTGCGCGATGCGCGCGCGCTGCGGCCGGCCCGCCGCGTTGCCGTCGCCGACCTGCTGGCCGCGCTGCGTAGCGTGCCCACCGATGGCCGCGAGGCCGCCGCGCACACGCTGGTGTCGGTGCTGACGGTGGGGCGCGGCGAAGGGACGGTCTCGCATTTCGGCAGCCTGCTGCGCGCCAAGACCTGGACCATGCCCGATCCGCAGCGCCCCGGTGCGTCGATCGGCGGGGCCGCCGGCTGGCTGGCCGACGGCACGGTGGTCTGGCTCGGCGGTTCCGGCGCGAGCAACCGCGTGCTGGCCGCCGCCGCGCCGCGCCTGATGCCGCTTCTCGAGCACACGCCCGTGCCCGACGACGATGCCTGCGTGGCGGTCGACTTCTTTGCGCGCTACCCGATCCGCGAGGTGCGCGATGCCGACGGCAAACCGGTCGGCACGGGCCGGCTGGACGGCCGCTACGCCGTGCGCTTCGTCAACGGCAACACGCTGCCGATCGACAGCCGGGGCGAGTTGGCGCTGTCGCGCGAAAGCGGTGCCCCGGTCATCACCGGACGCCTCGGCATGAACGACTACGTGGCCCGCGTGGTCGAGCGCGAGGGCGAGTTGGCCGAGCCGCAGGCCGCCCGCGCGCTGGCCGTGGCCGCCCGCAGCTACCTGGTGCAGCACGCCGCGCGCGACAAGGGCTGCTACCGCATCGCCGACACCTCCCGCGCGCAGCGCGTGCTGCCGCGCCCGCCGTCCGCCGCCGCGCGCGGCGCCGCCGCCTTCACGGACGCGCTGGTCCTGACCGGTCAGCCGGTGCAGTACCACGGCACCCTCAGCGCACGCGGCCGGATGGGCTGGACCGACGCGCGCGCCGCCGCCCAGCGGGGCCTGGGCTTCGACGCCATTCTCGCCCAGTGGTGGCCGCAGGCGACGCTGACCTCGTTCCGGAGCCCGGTCGCGGGCGACTGCCTGTCGGTGGCGGGGGCGCAGCCGTGGCTGCGGGCGCAGGCGCCGCGCTGGTCGGCCCGGCTGGCCGCCGAGCCCGGCTACGAGACGCCGCCGCTGCCCGCCGTCTGCGTGGTCCGCGAAGGGCGGCCCTATGCCGATGCGCGCCGCAACCGGCTCTACATTCAGCGCTTCGCCGGCGAGGAGGATCGCATCGCGCTGGCGCACGAATATCTGCACCTGGCGTTCGCGCGGCATCCGCGCGGGCAGGACGAAGGCTTTGTCGAGGCGACCGCGCGCCGCCTGATCCGTGGGGAGGGTTTGCTGTGA
- a CDS encoding YfaP family protein, which produces MGTGAAAGLLALSAWAEPVADLDGPIGGWRHSGLTNELERYTAAYPKPPVDRGAQKYRTLIAGRLRAAGTGRRPPVLVVNGNAMPLYGDSEGRFARPWAFGPGSNSVEIVSPDGKARQRLQFYEANATKTSAKLRAILTWDDPRAEVDMHVISPIGDHAFWAQPLLSDGGGLDVDSVDGAGPEIFSTAAPRPGVWLFYVNYWGNFNAAGYNFDETAHDRDLITAQLTLIYNENTPSERREFVTVPLRKIGELALMKSIRF; this is translated from the coding sequence ATGGGCACCGGCGCGGCGGCCGGGCTGCTGGCGCTGTCGGCATGGGCCGAGCCCGTGGCCGACCTGGACGGCCCCATCGGCGGCTGGCGCCACAGCGGCCTGACCAACGAGCTGGAGCGCTACACCGCTGCCTATCCGAAACCGCCGGTCGATCGCGGCGCGCAGAAGTACCGCACGCTGATTGCCGGGCGGCTGCGCGCGGCGGGCACGGGTCGCCGCCCGCCGGTGCTGGTGGTCAACGGCAACGCGATGCCGCTCTACGGCGACAGCGAAGGCCGCTTCGCCCGCCCGTGGGCGTTCGGTCCCGGCTCCAACAGCGTCGAGATCGTCAGCCCCGACGGCAAGGCCCGCCAGCGCCTGCAGTTCTACGAGGCCAACGCCACCAAGACCTCGGCCAAGCTGCGCGCCATCCTCACCTGGGACGACCCGCGCGCCGAGGTCGACATGCACGTCATCTCGCCGATCGGCGACCACGCCTTCTGGGCGCAGCCGCTGCTCTCGGACGGCGGCGGCCTGGACGTCGACAGCGTCGACGGCGCCGGTCCGGAGATCTTCTCCACCGCCGCGCCGCGTCCTGGCGTGTGGCTGTTCTACGTGAACTACTGGGGCAACTTCAACGCCGCCGGCTACAACTTCGACGAAACCGCGCACGACCGCGACCTCATCACCGCGCAACTGACACTGATCTATAACGAGAACACGCCCAGCGAGCGGCGCGAGTTCGTCACCGTGCCGCTGCGCAAGATCGGCGAGCTGGCGCTGATGAAATCCATCCGTTTCTGA
- a CDS encoding YfaP family protein — MTLSSFRFAAAMAFAAASAAGTAFAQSDPGNIEMTAPLNGWRNSAGDNSRYTQDVHYPAVSVATPQGQGAASMIAGRIRSTPKAAAAPADESRPRRRRRGDDGDGASVGTLVVNGVAMPQRIEADGTLSRPYAFGAGSNSVEVRTARGDAKRVQFYDTYAGKTRPRLRVVLSWDTDGTDLDLHVISPDGQHAWYGNRVTANGGALDVDVTTGYGPEIYSNPAPSPGTYLVYVNYYGSGNDSSIITTAQVTIITDENTPAERQQTFVMPMRKAGELTLVRTFTMK, encoded by the coding sequence ATGACGCTTTCCTCCTTTCGTTTCGCCGCCGCCATGGCGTTCGCCGCCGCGAGCGCGGCCGGCACCGCGTTCGCGCAATCCGACCCCGGCAACATCGAGATGACCGCGCCGCTCAACGGCTGGCGCAACTCGGCCGGCGACAACTCGCGCTACACGCAGGACGTGCACTATCCGGCCGTCTCGGTCGCCACGCCGCAAGGGCAGGGCGCCGCCTCGATGATCGCCGGGCGCATCCGCAGCACGCCCAAGGCCGCCGCCGCGCCGGCGGACGAGAGCCGACCGAGGCGCCGTCGCCGCGGTGACGATGGCGATGGCGCCTCGGTCGGCACCCTCGTCGTCAACGGCGTGGCGATGCCGCAGCGCATCGAGGCCGACGGCACGCTCTCGCGCCCCTATGCGTTCGGCGCTGGCAGCAACAGCGTCGAAGTCCGCACCGCGCGCGGCGACGCCAAGCGCGTGCAGTTCTACGACACCTACGCCGGCAAGACGCGGCCGCGCTTGCGCGTGGTGCTGTCGTGGGACACCGACGGCACCGACCTCGACCTGCACGTGATCTCGCCCGACGGCCAGCACGCCTGGTACGGCAACCGCGTAACGGCCAACGGCGGCGCGCTCGACGTGGACGTCACCACGGGCTACGGCCCCGAGATCTATTCCAATCCCGCACCGTCGCCCGGCACCTACCTGGTTTACGTGAACTACTACGGCAGCGGCAACGACAGCAGCATCATCACCACGGCGCAGGTCACCATCATCACCGATGAAAACACGCCCGCCGAGCGCCAGCAGACCTTCGTCATGCCGATGCGCAAGGCCGGCGAGCTGACCCTGGTGAGGACGTTCACCATGAAATAA